In a genomic window of Gambusia affinis linkage group LG04, SWU_Gaff_1.0, whole genome shotgun sequence:
- the cygb2 gene encoding cytoglobin-2 isoform X1, with the protein MSRRESPPPPPPPPQLLEGQGGDCEDRPERTEPLSDSEREIIQDTWGHVYKNCEDVGVSVLIRFFVNFPSAKQYFSQFQDMEDPEEMEQSSQLRQHACRVMNAINSVVENLNDPEKVSSVLAVVGKAHAIKHKVEPIYFKILSGVILEVLSEDFPDFFTAEVQLVWTKLMGALYWHVTGAYTDVGWLQVSSSAV; encoded by the exons ATGTCTCGGAGGGAGTCTCCGCCGCCGCCTCCGCCGCCTCCACAGCTGCTGGAGGGTCAGGGGGGCGACTGCGAGGACCGTCCGGAGCGCACGGAGCCGCTGTCCGACTCCGAACGGGAGATCATCCAGGACACGTGGGGGCACGTCTACAAAAACTGTGAGGATGTGGGGGTTTCTGTGCTCATCCG gTTTTTTGTCAACTTCCCGTCTGCAAAGCAGTATTTCAGCCAGTTCCAAGACATGGAGGACCCTGAGGAGATGGAGCAGAGCAGCCAGCTGCGGCAGCATGCCTGCAGGGTGATGAACGCGATCAACTCTGTGGTGGAGAACCTCAACGACCCAGAGAAGGTTTCCTCGGTGCTGGCCGTGGTGGGAAAGGCCCACGCCATCAAACACAAAGTGGAACCCATATACTTTAAG ATCCTGAGCGGAGTGATCCTGGAGGTGCTGTCTGAAGACTTCCCAGACTTCTTCACAGCTGAGGTGCAGTTGGTGTGGACCAAACTGATGGGGGCGCTGTACTGGCATGTGACAGGGGCCTACACTGACGTGGGCTGGCTCCAGGTCTCCAGCTCAGCAGTGTGA
- the cygb2 gene encoding cytoglobin-2 isoform X2: MDSESSPRRPMVLRQTDFQSELMRIHEFFVNFPSAKQYFSQFQDMEDPEEMEQSSQLRQHACRVMNAINSVVENLNDPEKVSSVLAVVGKAHAIKHKVEPIYFKILSGVILEVLSEDFPDFFTAEVQLVWTKLMGALYWHVTGAYTDVGWLQVSSSAV; this comes from the exons ATGGACAGCGAGTCGTCGCCAAGGAGACCGATGGTACTGAGGCAAACTGATTTCCAGTCTGAGTTGATGAGAATCCATGA gTTTTTTGTCAACTTCCCGTCTGCAAAGCAGTATTTCAGCCAGTTCCAAGACATGGAGGACCCTGAGGAGATGGAGCAGAGCAGCCAGCTGCGGCAGCATGCCTGCAGGGTGATGAACGCGATCAACTCTGTGGTGGAGAACCTCAACGACCCAGAGAAGGTTTCCTCGGTGCTGGCCGTGGTGGGAAAGGCCCACGCCATCAAACACAAAGTGGAACCCATATACTTTAAG ATCCTGAGCGGAGTGATCCTGGAGGTGCTGTCTGAAGACTTCCCAGACTTCTTCACAGCTGAGGTGCAGTTGGTGTGGACCAAACTGATGGGGGCGCTGTACTGGCATGTGACAGGGGCCTACACTGACGTGGGCTGGCTCCAGGTCTCCAGCTCAGCAGTGTGA